In the genome of candidate division WOR-3 bacterium, the window CGTCACTGCCGGCGCGCCTGAACGGACCGTCCTCATCTATCTTCCGCAGCAGCTTTTCAACGAACAGGAGTTTGAGCCGGCCCTGCGCCGCCTGTCCCTGGCCGGAATCGAGACCCGGCTGGCCGCGGCCGACAGCGGCGTCGCGGTCAGTATGAGCCAGTTGGTGGTAGGGCTCGACCTGGCATTGCGAGACGTCGGGGTTGCGGACTATGCCGGACTCGTCCTGATCGGCGGGTCAGGGGCCGCGGTCCACTGGGACGACTCACTCCTCCAGGCCACGTGCCGCGAGTTCACGAACAGCGGCAAGGTCGTTGCCGCCATCGGCATCGCGCCGGTAACGCTGGCCCGGGCCGGAGTGCTCAAAGGCAGGAGGGCGACCGCGTTCCGCGACCGCACAACCGTCGATTGGCTGAGGCAGGCCGGGGCGAAGTACAGCTTCAAAGGAGTGGTGGCCGACGGCAACTTCATCACCGCCGCCTCTTCCGGGCAGGCGCAGGCCTTCGGCCAGGCCGTGGCCGATGCGGTACAGAAGGCCCAGTGAGATGCGCGTTGCGGTGCAACGAGTGACGAGAGCCAAGGTCACTGTCGGCAGCGAGACGACCGGCGAAATCGGACCGGGGATGCTGCTGTTGGTCGGCGTGGGCAGGGAAGACAACGAAGAGACCTGCTGCCGGATGGCTGCCAAGGTTTCGCGGCTCCGCATATTCGATGATGACGCCGGCAGGATGAACCTCTCGCTCCTCGACACGCACGGGCAAGCGCTGGTGGTATCGCAGTTCACGCTCTACGCCGACACCAGCCGGGGTCTCCGGCCGTCGTTCACGAATGCGGGCGCACCGGAACGGGCCAAGGAACTGTACGAGCGGTTCGTGTCCGAGCTTGCCTACCTGGGAGTGCCGACCCGCACCGGCAGGTTCGGCGCCAAGATGGACGTGGAGTTGGTCAATGACGGGCCGGTAACGTTGATGCTGGAAGAACCGGAGAGGAGTACTGCCAGTGGTTAAGAGCATGACCGGCGTGGGCCGGGCCGAAGCTATTCTGCCGCCGTGGAACTCGAAGATCGTCGTAGACATCCGCGCGGTCAACCACAAATACCTGGAGCTGACTGTCAAACTGCCGTCCCAGATCGCCGGCTATGAAGGCGAGGTCCGCGATATGGTCCGCCGCCGCGTCCGCCGCGGCTACCTGCAGTTGCAGGCTTCGCTCGACGAGAGCGCGGAAGCCCCGACGCTTGCGCTCGACCACCGCATGGTGCGCGACTATCTCCGGCTATCCCGGGAACTGAAGGCGAAGTACCGGATTCCCGGCGAAGTCGACCTCGACACGGTACTCTCCTATCCCGGCATCATCGCACCGCAGCGGGCCGACGCTGACCAGGGCAGGCTATGGCGCCGCTGCCGGACGGTCATCGCTCTCGCCTTGAGCCGGTTGGTGAAGATGCAGCAGGCCGAGGGCGCGGCCCTCATCCGCGACCTGAGGAAACGCATCACCAAGATCCGCCATGCCGTCCAGGTTATCGAACAGCGGGTGCCGGAACGTCTGAAGGAACGCCGGGCAAACCTGCTCGCCCAACTCAAAGACCTCAATGTCGAGTCCGACTCCAAGCGCATCCTCGAAGAAGTCGCCTTCATCAGTGAGAAGGTGGATATCCACGAGGAGTGCGTGCGCCTGAAGAGCCATTGCTCGCTGTTCCGCGGCGCTCTCACCTCCTCGACCGCGTCGGGCAAGAAGCTCGACTTCATAGCCCAGGAGATGTTGCGCGAAACCGATACCCTGGCGGCCAAGGCCCGCGACATGATCATCTCGCGCCGCGCCATAGAGATCAAGGGCGAGATCGAGAAGCTGAAGGAACAGGTCAGGAATGTCGAGTAACGCTCTACGCCACACGCGTCACGCTCAACGCCGGGCAACCAGCCACGCGGCATCCGGCGTCTTGCGTCGCGCGTCGAGCGTCGGGCACTCGCCGTTTCTCGTGGTGCTGTCGGCGCCCTCCGGCGCGGGCAAGACATCGATCTGTCGCGAAGTGGAGCGTCGCGGCCGGGATATCGCCTACTCGGTCTCCGCTACTACCAGGCCGAGACGCCAAGGCGAGATCCATGGCCGAAGCTACCTCTTCTGCTCGGAGAAGCAGTTCAATCAGATGAGCGCTCGGAACGGCCTGCTGGAGAGTGCCGGCGTCTACGGCCACCGGTACGGCACTCCGAAAGCGCCGGTATTGCGCCATTTCCGCGCGGGCCGCGACGTGATCGCCGACCTCGACGTACAGGGAATGCGCTCATGCCGCAAGGCGCTTCCCGGCACGGTCAGCATCTTCGTTACCGCGCCCGACTTCACCGAGCTCGACCGCAGGCTCCATGGCCGCGGCACCGAATCGGCCGATTCCGTCAAGCGACGCGAGGCGGACCGGGAGGAAGAGCTGGCAGCTGTCCCCGAGTTCGATTACCTGGTGGTCAACGACCGACTGGAGCAGGCGGTCGACGATGTGATGGCGATCGTCCGGTCCGAAAGACTCCGGACGTCGCGAATGAGTCCGACCGCCCGAAACCCCAAGACCAAGACCGAAGGCAGGAGGCCACAGAAGTGAAAATAGTATCACCCGAGGCGTTGAAGAAGGTCTACCCGAACAAGTACCTGGCAGTCAACATCGCCGCGCTTGAGGCGCGGCGGGTTATCGAAGGAATGCACAAGGACGAAATCCAGCTGCCGGTCAGCCCGTACGAGTACGCGCTCGACCTGACGCTGCGAGGCCAGGTCAAGTGGGCCAAGATGACCGACGCGGACATCGAAGCGCTGGCCCGCGAAGGCTTCGAGGAGCCGCCGATCAGCCGGATGCCGTTCACTCCGCAGCCGATGATCTAGTCCCCGGCCGCTCTCCCACAATGGCCCAGCGCGCCGGCCTCGCCGTACGTTCGCGCGGCAGTCTCCCAGCCGGTACTGCCGGAACCAAGACCAGGCGGGTCCTGCTCGGCGTCACCGGCGGCATCGCCGCCTACAAGGCGCTGGAGCTAGTCCGCCACTTCCGCAAAGCCGGTTGGGACGTGCAGACGGTGATGACCGAATCGGCCCGCAAGTTCGTCGGCCCTGAGTCTTTCCGCGCCCTCACCGGCCACCCGGTCGCGATCGAGCTCTTCCCGAGGGAACGCGCTACGCTTCACGCCTCACGCTCAACGCCGGGCAGTCGGGCGTCCCGCGTCAGGCGTCCCGCGTCAGGCGCCTGGCATAGTGCGTCAAGTGTCGAGCACGTCGACCTCGCCACGTCCGCCGATCTCGTGGTCGTCGCCCCGGCGACTGCCAACATCATCGGCAAGCTCGCCTCCGGGATCGCCGATGACCTGCTTTCGACCCTGCTGCTTGCGGTGCCAAGTGAAACGGTACGTAACGGAAGGGTGCTGTTCGCTCCGGCGATGAACACCAACATGTGGCAGAACCCGGCAGTCACGACTAATGTCCGGCAACTGGCTGCGGCCGGGTACCGGTTCATCTCGCCGGGCGAAGGAGAACTTGCCTGCGGCACGTCGGGACCGGGTCGGATGGCCGAACCCCCGGCCATCTTTGAGAAGTGCCGGGCCGCGCTCGCCGACAGCCCCTCCCCCATCGGCAACGCCCCGCTATTCGCCGGCACCCGTGTCGTCGTCACTGCCGGGCG includes:
- the coaBC gene encoding bifunctional phosphopantothenoylcysteine decarboxylase/phosphopantothenate--cysteine ligase CoaBC, whose protein sequence is MAQRAGLAVRSRGSLPAGTAGTKTRRVLLGVTGGIAAYKALELVRHFRKAGWDVQTVMTESARKFVGPESFRALTGHPVAIELFPRERATLHASRSTPGSRASRVRRPASGAWHSASSVEHVDLATSADLVVVAPATANIIGKLASGIADDLLSTLLLAVPSETVRNGRVLFAPAMNTNMWQNPAVTTNVRQLAAAGYRFISPGEGELACGTSGPGRMAEPPAIFEKCRAALADSPSPIGNAPLFAGTRVVVTAGRTEEPLDPVRVITNRSSGRMGIEIARAFVAAGAQVSLVAGELSVPLPSGVTVTQAPTTYKMLRAVLAALPRTDVLVMCAAVADYRPARAATTKHHDSTIALRLERTPDILKAVSRHRHHAVVVGFSLDDSAARARTKLDSKHLDLVVANPFVTAGSGTIKARLLPRAGKPRSLKPMSKPDFARVLVTEVARLLQGRTRK
- a CDS encoding D-tyrosyl-tRNA(Tyr) deacylase translates to MRVAVQRVTRAKVTVGSETTGEIGPGMLLLVGVGREDNEETCCRMAAKVSRLRIFDDDAGRMNLSLLDTHGQALVVSQFTLYADTSRGLRPSFTNAGAPERAKELYERFVSELAYLGVPTRTGRFGAKMDVELVNDGPVTLMLEEPERSTASG
- a CDS encoding YicC family protein, whose translation is MVKSMTGVGRAEAILPPWNSKIVVDIRAVNHKYLELTVKLPSQIAGYEGEVRDMVRRRVRRGYLQLQASLDESAEAPTLALDHRMVRDYLRLSRELKAKYRIPGEVDLDTVLSYPGIIAPQRADADQGRLWRRCRTVIALALSRLVKMQQAEGAALIRDLRKRITKIRHAVQVIEQRVPERLKERRANLLAQLKDLNVESDSKRILEEVAFISEKVDIHEECVRLKSHCSLFRGALTSSTASGKKLDFIAQEMLRETDTLAAKARDMIISRRAIEIKGEIEKLKEQVRNVE
- a CDS encoding guanylate kinase produces the protein MSSNALRHTRHAQRRATSHAASGVLRRASSVGHSPFLVVLSAPSGAGKTSICREVERRGRDIAYSVSATTRPRRQGEIHGRSYLFCSEKQFNQMSARNGLLESAGVYGHRYGTPKAPVLRHFRAGRDVIADLDVQGMRSCRKALPGTVSIFVTAPDFTELDRRLHGRGTESADSVKRREADREEELAAVPEFDYLVVNDRLEQAVDDVMAIVRSERLRTSRMSPTARNPKTKTEGRRPQK
- a CDS encoding DJ-1/PfpI family protein, which produces MHKTAGGILLVAVLAANALGQPPAIPAVPAAVTAGAPERTVLIYLPQQLFNEQEFEPALRRLSLAGIETRLAAADSGVAVSMSQLVVGLDLALRDVGVADYAGLVLIGGSGAAVHWDDSLLQATCREFTNSGKVVAAIGIAPVTLARAGVLKGRRATAFRDRTTVDWLRQAGAKYSFKGVVADGNFITAASSGQAQAFGQAVADAVQKAQ